In Rutidosis leptorrhynchoides isolate AG116_Rl617_1_P2 chromosome 6, CSIRO_AGI_Rlap_v1, whole genome shotgun sequence, the DNA window TACATTAAACATTgctaaaaaaataaataacaatgtGTAACAGGGTCATGTTTGTTGGAGATAATCGATTAAGGAAATACAAAGTAGTGTCACATTAGAAACTGATAGAAAGAAACGTACAATATATAAGCTTATGGAAATATCAACAAAGAGAGCGATCATCTTTCTTTGTTTATCTTGTAAATAATGACACGTGATTTGAAATGATGGCCGGCTACAACACTTTTTATACTGGCTGAAATCTTCAAGTTATTTGATTTTTCAAGTTTTATAATAGTAGCAGTATTTTGCATTGATTATTGTAGAGTTTCTGCATTTTTCAAGTTTTAAAAAGTGGCAATATTTGCATTTTCTAATACTTCGAAGGCCTGCAATACTTGTTATACTGATCATTCTTATTCAAAATATGTGTCTGATATGCCCAAATGTTTCATTGGGTCAAAGCTTTGTTCAGACATATCAACTTAATTCTGCAAGTATCCTAATTAACATTGTCAGCAACATCTATCAAGTAATTTCACCTAAACTTAATTGCAGAGCTTGCAGCAACATCTCTTGTTAAATTTGCAAACACGGTCCTCCTCATTTGTTTGTTGATGTCCTTAAATTACTAATTTCACTTCTGCTCATTTATCCTCAGCTTGTTGCAACCTCAAGATTAAGTTGTTAGCTATAAAGAGTTAACATAAAACATCTTGTCTTGATTACTCATTGTAGTAAAGAGGGCATGAGAGTAAATAAAAGGTTAAACAGTGATGTTTTAAGAAATATAACATTAGTCATGTATCCGAATTACATAAGAAATATTTGATTATTCAAGGTTACACAGTTCAtccaattcattattattattaatgtgaaAAAAGGTTAGACAGTGATGGTTTAAGTGTTTGCTTACTAAATGAAGAAAGACAGAACGCTGAACGTATATCAGTTATATAGGGAGTATATAgtagtactatatatataattgatatgcgTTCTCTCTTCATTTAGTAAGCTGTGTATACTGTACATTATAATgagaaatatattttaatatatatcagTTAAATAAAACTGTCAAACCGATCAACGTATTATTACCTAAACAAATGCAACATTACATCTAATTTACGTACGTACAAAGAGGTAGTATcaccatttatttatttatttataccatTACACGTTACAAATACGTTGACGTAATTATACCTAAGATCATATGTTACGCTTTCATTTAATCTCCACCTCGATGTCCTGATCTAGCACGAGATCCTGCAGAAGATCCGGCAGACGAACCTGCTTCGGAACCGCTACCCCCGTTTCTAGATCCCGCACGAGACCCTGCGTAAGATCCTGCAGACGATCCTGCTTCAGACTCACCTCCTCCAGAGCCACTGTTGCTCGAGCTCGATGAGCTTGAAGAGGACGAGGAGCTGGACCTGGATCCTGACCCGGATCCAGATCCAGCACCGGCTCCAGAACCGCTTCCACTACCTCCTAAACCAATCCCAACACCAACCCCGACATTAATTCCTCCAAGATCTACACCTAAATCCTTACGTGCAATTCGTCCCTCAACACCTAAAATGGCCGACGATGCAACTAATAGCAGGACTAGAAGTAGTAGTAGGAAATTCATAGATGCCATTATGTTTGTAACAAGTGTAGTATATGCACAATATAGGTTGACTTTTGATAGTCAAAGAatgttataaatataaaatatgtaCTGTGGTTTGTGGATatgatttgaatgtgaagattgtTCATGTATTTATAGTAGTTTTGCATGGTGGAATGGACACGTAATGAGTGAAAGTGGAGTTTTTGAGGTGGCGAGTTGACTATCAAAAGTCAAAATTCTTGTGGCTGAGTTTACCCTTCTTTTTCAGGATTAACAAGTTTATAACAAGTGTCAGCCGACCCACTTGATTGAATTCATCCCACTATATTTTCACTGGTTTTCGTAATGAATACTAAACACGTAATCTTTAGTGCCTTTGTTCTTAATACATTGACCattgctaaagaaaaattaattcaGTACTAATTTGTAACAGGGTCATTTTAATCCTGAAAACGGTAAGTATTGTTTGGTAGAATATGAAGGACTgatgttttagtttttttttaaaaaaaaaaactaaaaaactaaaaaaagaaagaaaaaaaaaagttcaaaaagtTGATTTTCTGCATTGCCTTCATCAGATTTTTTTTGGCACAACCTCTACTCTCTACCTCCATAAGAGGGTGTGTTTGTTTATCTCTTAATTAAATAGTTTAACACTAAACGATGAACCATTCAGCTTTCTGTGCATTTGTTTCTGATCTCTGAATGTCAAATGATGTTGAATAGTTCAACAACAAATGATGTTGAATAGTTCAACAAATAagtgttgaaccattcagagcAGAAATTCTCCTTTAACCATTAAACACCTAAatttaaattttatgtaatattttcTTTGAATCATATCAAGAACACTTATTAAACAACTATAATGTATTTTTTATTCATGCCAAAAGTTAATAATGTGATTTTACATCATTCACATTATTCGATCTCAATGATTATCAAACAGGTTATTATCATTCAGAACCTTTGAATCAatcagattatgaaccattcagcgtttaatcattcagttttatcaaacacacTCTAAATGTTGTTGTATGTCTAACCTACATTTAGGCTGAAAGAGACCAAGCCGAACTCAAGACCCTTTAGTAAGACCGGGAACGTCGAAGAGAAAAACACCGAAaaaaatgcaaattgcattttaaaCTTTGATATCTGTTATTAAAGTAAATACATGCTTATGAAATGAACGAATTTCCTGTTCTACTTAAGTAAGATATGGAATTATTTGACCAGTAAATGTTGTTTCCTCGCGGAAGAAAAAAATAGTGGGATCGTCTAGTGTTGAAGGGGTAGTGTTTAATTTTCGCTTTTTGTTCATTGAACGCTACTTTGACTTTCTAAAAAAATCAATGAATCTGTACATAGTTTAGCTACGAAACGTCCCAAAAATTGCACCTTCACCTCCATCATTTTACGCGTGTATTTTCCTTCCTTTCATCATACTCCTAAACTCAAATTGCAACATTAAGTCCCAAACAAGCTTGATGAAACCTGCAAGAACCAAATAGCAAATACTTGAGAGTTGAGACCATACGTAAACATAAAAAAAACCTTGACAGCACACAAGATTTGCATACTGAATCGTAAAGGAAAAGCATACCTTTAAATGATGTggcatgatcttaacatcatatggAACATGAAGCCATGCATTTGGTTGATAGAACATAAAGTTCTCAGGCTTACTGGTATAAACATCAGCATACTGATGGATATAATACGCAAACGCTGATTCTTGACCAGTGTCCGTTAAAAATGTGGCACCAAAAGATTCATTAAACATATCTCTCATCGTGCGGCGCGCATTCTGTCTCTCGTCGTTTAGTTCAGTCAACAGAGACTTGTAAGCATCGCAAGTATAACTGTTAGATACAGTTGAATGCAATTTACCCAACAGTTCTTGTATGATATGAAACTTAGCCTGCATTCAGAACCATAACTGGTCAAAAAAGTGATATGAATATGTTACAGCATGGGATACTAGTGTAAAAATTAATTACAGTTACAGATATACCTGTACGAAACGGTAACTATCTTCATTCTGTATCTTTATCTCATGCTGCATACATAAACCAATAGACAACATTCAGGGGTGCAAATATATAAGTATTGATTGTTTCTCTAAACTTTGATATTTTGGAAGCTCAAAATAAGTGGGGTTGACTATTAATAGTCAAAGATAGTAACATGTAAAAGAAGTCGTACTTCTAATTCGTGGATTATTGCAGCAGTACGCCAGCCAGCTTTTGAAGGGCCCCGCAGATCACTGAAAAGATGATCTCCAAAATATATTACCTGCATTTCTTAGATTAACGAACGTTAGTGTATCTAAAAACTGATATCTTAGAATGCAAATTCAAGAGTTGGTATGTCACGTGAATCTTTAATTTTAACATATTAACATGAAGAGCGAATTTTGAAAAATACCTCTGGACCATTCCACTTTGTAATCTCTAAGAAGGTTTTGAGGCATCCATGGTAGTAAATTTTGTCTGGATGAAACTTATCCACTTTCGAGAACGCTAGGTTATCCTTTTCTACATCATAGCAACTGCGTAAAATTCAAGGAAAATTTTATTGAAATTTCATCAGTATAATACCATACAGACCATGAACGCAAACACACGAAGTATGGAGACGAGTATATCAACCGGAATGGGTGTTCAGAAGTGTAGAAATCGGGCTTATTGGCTTTGGCGATCACAACTTCAAAAAGTTCCCGCCAGGAATCTCCACCCAATGAATCCTGATTCAACAAGAAACTAACTTTTAGACACTTTACAGTTGCAAACAATcgaaataataaaataagaaatataaTTGTATGTTCTAAGATTCACCTCTAACATGTAGCGCATCCCACCATCAACAAAATAGTAGGGAGAATTGGTCATTAAGAATAGCTTTTTCCCATTCTCCTTCAGCATTTTGAGAAAAGATAGAAACTGTCCCTGCAATGAATATGCAAATCATGAATAACTACAGATACCAGGGCACTCGAAAACTATGTAAGATAAGAGACAAATTGAAATAATGTTGGTGTCTCAAAATTAGGTTTTATCGATGAACATAAACTAAATACGGATGACATTGGCACACAAAACGTACATTCTTAACTAGGTATCTGCGGGGATCGGCAAGAATTCCCCTGTGAACCAAGCCACTTCGGTGACAATGCTGAATCGCACGACGAACATCTTGATAAACATAAGAAGCATCGAATTCCAACTTGGCATCAACAAAGAACTGAACAACATCTGCAATAAGGCATACCTAGAAAAAAGGAAAGCCAAATCAATTCAGCTCAATGATAGTTTGAAGTTCAAAAGGTTTCCGATTAAAAGTTTCCCGTCAAACTTTATTATTCAAGAAATAAAACAGCAACTAAACTATTGATCAATTGGAAGGATTGATTGACCTCCAATTTAATTCATAAGAAACCAATTCAAACACAAAAATTAATTCCGAAGCTTAGCTAACTTGGAAGAAGAATTCACAATCTTGCAGTGATTATTGTCCGTATAAAAGCTAATCTTACAAGTGTTCAGATGAGTATGTCATTAGTAATGCAATTAGAGATAATAAATGGTGGATTTAGTTGTGATAAACCCATAAGTTGTTTAATAAGTTTAGAGGGATAAATTGTGAATCATTAAATTAGACCAAAAGGCAAAACACCTGTCAGTTTCCGTGGCTATCCAAAACTCCAAAGAAATGTATATTCAATATAGGCCTAACCCCGTCGCATTAGGTTATGAACGATAACCTAGTGCATGGGGTTAGGTCTAATTAAATATACACTTCTTTGGAGTTTTTGATGGCCACGGAAAGTAATAGGTATTTTTCTTTTCACTTTTTATTTTGAACAAATGATTCATTAAGTTTCCCTCTAAACATACTTAGAAACTTATGGGTATCATCACAACTAAATTCACCATTATTACCTCTAATAGTATAGTATTAATAATGACATAAGCATCAAAAGACTtgcaagattcaaacttttgtacgGATAATGAACCTTGCAAGATTGTGAATTCTTATTCCAAATTAGCTGAGTTTTCGGAATTGATTTGGGGTTTAATTTGGTTTCTGATGAATGAAAATGGTGGTCGATAAATCCTTTCAAATGATCAATAGTTGAGGTGCTCACTGATTTCTTAAACAATAaagtttggctaaaaacttttgaTGAATTTgggttttataataaaaatgatgtcTTACAAAAATGAATAGACTTAAAAAAAAATAAGCCAaatgataacaacaacaacaacaacaatacccaatcccgcgcatgcgaggtatgggggaggtgagatgtagacaatccttcctctaccctagaatagAAGAGAAGTCGTCCCTCTAACCACGAGTTGAGAAAAAATTCTCCACCCACCGAGAGAGGAAGTCATCCTCCTCTCTACTCCaaagtagagagattgcttccgagaggacctccaaaaaaaaaaaaaaaacgtaatacAAATAAAAACGGGATAATACAAATAAAAACGGGATAaaaagagacgccatgaaaatggtggggtcaaattttcatgggttctaAAGCCTGCCTGGGGTTCAATATAGGCTCCAcgcggcagtcaagtcgccaataaatcgacgcttgttgttacctcaataaatagagccaaaAGTTACTGAAACAAAACTCGAAAggcatgccaggtggaagttgttgcgcaagcaaagagccaaccaccggGAACAaaacaaacaccactcatgcacctttacggtaaacatccccgaaaccacgtaaCTAAGTGACAACCAACTAAGCTCAATAGCAAAGAaggtcgtcctcagccataatggccccaagatgcaccgaacgatgcgaggaTAAGCCAAATGATAGTTTGGACAAAATTGCATGAACTAAAAATCAAAAAGTTCATGTTATTTACGGAAAATGAATGAAAAACTAATTAATGATATGCAATTCCACAATGGACAAAAAAATCTGGATCTTTAAAACCTAGTTTAAGCTCACAGCTGGGGGCCACTTGAATCAGAAAAATTAGTTGCAGAAAAGATAAAATCTTGTGtggcatatttatttatataataatctcATTTTCCTTCAAATCCCGTTTCCGGGATCCATATGTTATGATCAAACA includes these proteins:
- the LOC139855791 gene encoding uncharacterized protein; the encoded protein is MASMNFLLLLLVLLLVASSAILGVEGRIARKDLGVDLGGINVGVGVGIGLGGSGSGSGAGAGSGSGSGSRSSSSSSSSSSSSSNSGSGGGESEAGSSAGSYAGSRAGSRNGGSGSEAGSSAGSSAGSRARSGHRGGD
- the LOC139852681 gene encoding uncharacterized protein gives rise to the protein MASVRKLVPLRASLLLSGFQTSGLYRGFRGGCYSQNPIRPNDQSVGKFLEEEHVCDVGCLDSNDEVAKIREKFDLAKQRFLNIPDALGRMPKMNPKGIYVNKNLRLDSIQVYGFDYDYTLAHYSPSLQNLIYDMAKQYLVDELKYPDGCLASKYDQSFPIRGLYYDKLKGCLLKLDFFGSIEPDGCYFGRRKLSRKEIEELYGTRHIGRDQAGELVGLMDFFCFSEVCLIADVVQFFVDAKLEFDASYVYQDVRRAIQHCHRSGLVHRGILADPRRYLVKNGQFLSFLKMLKENGKKLFLMTNSPYYFVDGGMRYMLEDSLGGDSWRELFEVVIAKANKPDFYTSEHPFRCYDVEKDNLAFSKVDKFHPDKIYYHGCLKTFLEITKWNGPEVIYFGDHLFSDLRGPSKAGWRTAAIIHELEHEIKIQNEDSYRFVQAKFHIIQELLGKLHSTVSNSYTCDAYKSLLTELNDERQNARRTMRDMFNESFGATFLTDTGQESAFAYYIHQYADVYTSKPENFMFYQPNAWLHVPYDVKIMPHHLKVSSSLFGT